The Chitinophaga lutea genome contains the following window.
TGAGGCCGTTACGCGAAGCCGCATCCTGCAATACATCGAGCACTTTGTTGCGGGTGGTGTCCGATTCCTCGAGGAGGAAAAAGTCGAAATCGGTGATTTCGATTTTGCTGTCGCTTTTCAGATCGCAGAGGCAATCGGAGAGCGCGTCGAGGTTTTTACCGAAGTGCGGGGGGAATGCGAGGACTTTGGCGACGGTGGCGTAGAAGTCGTCGAGCGTCTGGCATTTGCGGCTGTCTATGGTAGTGGGTTGGGTGGTCATGTCCATGTAACTTTTGCTGGGGTAAAATTAAGGGGTTTGGGTGGGAAATGAGTCAGTTTTTTTGAATAAAGCGGTGCTTGGCAGGGAAGCCACTCCGGCTATGGATAGGGGTAAAATGTTATCCATCTATTTTAGCGGCGGGAAAACAAACGTCTTTTTCCTGTTTTTAATGGCGTCTTTTCAGGCAGGGTGGTTTATGCAAGAAATCGCGCAGATCAATACGGGAACAGCCGGAATTATTTTATTCGCAAGTAGCTCAGACACATTCTGAATTCTTCTACGTGTCCAAACGCCACATTGCTTCTGTGCAAAGCTATTCCTTTTTTAAACTGCATTATACTACTTATCTACTATTTTTGTTTCTTTAGAAAATAGGCTACAGCTTTTCGCTCCTTAAATCTCATGAGATAATGAAAAGTATCATTAGTATTGGATAGAATGGATATATTCAAAGTGTCCCCTACATTTAATAAACCGGGGTTCTCCAAACTTTTAATTATCAATGAGTAACTGGAACAGCCATTCCATCTAATATCGTACTTGGCAACCAATCGCCCGTCCAAATAATCAAGTTGCGTAGAATCATAAAAAATAAAGTATGACTTCTCGTTTAGAACACTATCTCCATTGAGGTACCGTGCTCCAACAACTATAGCATTTTTCGGACAACTCCGCTTCTCGCATGCACTACAAAGCAAAGAAAACATATAAAGAAGGAAAAATGCATTTGACTTAATCTTCCAGAAAACACCTTTATCCATTCTATTTTTTTAGTTGTCTTAAGTAGTAATATACTTTCAAAACAGGATTTTAATTCACAAATTAAGGAAAGAAGAATTTCGCATCCAAGCATCGTCAATTGTATTACAGGATTCCTTGCTCCACAATATCCTTCACCCATTGAATCCTCTCTCTTGACCATGGCTTAAATTGTTTTTGAGTAAAATACGTTCTTTTATCTACATCAATGCGTATCATGTCTATAATATATCTTGCTGTCGCATCTTGAATAACCTTCACCTTTACATCCTTCCTATTGCGTACAATTTTCTTTATCTTATTAAAATGCAATGTTTCAATTTCTATATTCTGCTCATCATTTAAATAAATTTTATATAATATGTTAGCAGACACTCTCACCCCATACAAACCAACTAACACGAACATACTACCTATAAAAATCAGCGTGTACGACGTCGGCCCGGAATCCACCAAAAGATATAAACCAAGGAACAAAAATAATAATATAAACACATGTGTAGC
Protein-coding sequences here:
- a CDS encoding barstar family protein — its product is MTTQPTTIDSRKCQTLDDFYATVAKVLAFPPHFGKNLDALSDCLCDLKSDSKIEITDFDFFLLEESDTTRNKVLDVLQDAASRNGLNVVVS